From Triticum aestivum cultivar Chinese Spring chromosome 4A, IWGSC CS RefSeq v2.1, whole genome shotgun sequence, a single genomic window includes:
- the LOC123088223 gene encoding SPX domain-containing membrane protein OsI_21475 isoform X1: MVRFGKKLMADQVPEWRGYYINYKLMKKKVKQYGQQLQQGEKDRRRVLKDFSKMLDDQIETIVLFLLEQQGRLASRIEKLGKQRAILVEQPDISAIAELREAYREVGLDLIKLLKFVDLNATGIRKILKKFDKRFSYRFTDYYVSSRSNHPYSQLQQVFKHVGVGAVVGALSRNLADLQERQGSYLSIYDQPSSALKDPIIDMINSSVDKLTRSTNFLRFLGQHALIAQEESPSTAGEEEIEDQKYHFVSLMLNLVNTFLYMVNTYIIVPTADDYSVSLGAASTVCGVVIGSMAVAQVFSSVYFSAWSNKSYFKPLVFSSIVLFLGNVCYAMAYDTKSLTVLIVGRLLCGLGSARAVNRRYISDCVPARIRMQASAGFVSASALGMACGPALAGLLQWRFKVYMVTFSQSTLPGWLMAVAWLLYLVWLCISFKEPNRATEADDTPHNRASGQSVDIGQVENGLAQPLLGDSESKLNDDDDDDEEDESEESAQDSRKPATSIGSAYRLLTPSVKVQLLIYFMLKYAMEILLSESSVITSHYFNWNTSSVAIFLAILGLTVLPINAVVGTYISNMFEDRQLLMASQITLLVGIIFSFKVTSTYSVIQYVVSALITFVSAEVLEGVNLSLLSSVMSSRLSRGTYNGGLLSTEAGTLARVVADCTITAAGYLGIGSLLNVTLLPSLVICAASIACTFLTYNSLF; this comes from the exons ATGGTTAGGTTTGGGAAAAAGTTGATGGCCGACCAAGTTCCAGAGTGGAGAGG TTACTATATAAACtacaagctgatgaagaagaaagtaAAACAATATGGGCAGCAGCTCCAACAGGGAGAGAAAGATCGTCGCCGGGTTCTCAAGGATTTCTCGAAGATGCTTGATGATCAG ATTGAGACGATTGTCTTGTTTCTGTTGGAGCAACAAGGAAGGCTGGCGAGCAGGATAGAAAAGCTAGGAAAGCAAAGGGCTATACTAGTTGAACAGCCAGATATATCTGCCATTGCTGAGTTGCGAGAAGCTTATAGAGAAGTTGGTCTGGATCTTATCAAACTTCTCAAATTCGTTGATCTGAATGCAACTGGCATTAGGAAAATCTTGAAGAAGTTTGATAAGCGCTTCAGTTACAGATTTACTGATTACTACGTGTCAAGTAGATCAAATCACCCTTATTCTCAGCTACAGCAGGTCTTCAAGCATGTG GGTGTAGGAGCTGTTGTAGGAGCCTTGTCACGTAACCTTGCTGACCTTCAGGAGCGTCAAGGAAGTTATTTGTCTATTTATGACCAACCATCTTCTGCTCTTAAG GACCCAATCATTGATATGATAAATTCATCAGTGGATAAACTGACACGATCAACTAATTTTCTACGGTTTTTGGGGCAACATGCCCTAATTGCGCAAGAGGAGTCTCCTAGTACGGCAGGAGAGGAAGAAATAGAAGATCAAAAATACCATTTCGTGTCCCTTATGCTGAATTTGGTGAACACGTTCCTTTACATGGTCAACACATACATCATTGTGCCAACTGCAGATGACTACTCAGTGAGCCTTGGGGCTGCTTCGACTGTTTGTGGTGTTGTTATTGGTTCAATGGCCGTTGCACAAGTATTTTCTTCAGTGTACTTCAGTGCATGGTCCAACAAGTCATATTTTAAACCACTTGTTTTCAGCAGTATTGTTCTTTTCTTGGGTAATGTCTGCTATGCAATGGCTTACGACACGAAGTCCCTGACAGTCCTTATTGTTGGCCGCCTACTCTGTGG GTTGGGTTCTGCAAGAGCTGTCAATCGACGGTACATTAGTGATTGTGTCCCTGCAAGGATACGCATGCAAGCTTCAGCAGGATTCGTTAGTGCAAGTGCACTTGGCATGGCTTGTGGGCCAGCGCTGGCTGGTTTACTTCAGTGGAGATTTAAAGTCTACATGGTTACGTTCAGTCAGTCGACTCTACCTGGTTGGTTGATGGCAGTTGCATGGCTACTGTACTTAGTTTGGCTATGCATCTCGTTCAAGGAACCAAATCGTGCCACTGAGGCAGATGATACACCACATAACCGTGCTTCTG GACAAAGTGTGGATATTGGGCAAGTTGAAAATGGACTTGCACAACCATTGCTTGGAGATTCTGAAAGCAAACtaaacgacgacgacgatgatgatgaagaagatgaaagTGAAGAATCTGCACAAGATTCTCGCAAGCCTGCAACTTCGATTGGTTCAGCATACAGATTGCTCACTCCATCAGTAAAG GTTCAATTGTTGATATACTTCATGCTCAAGTACGCGATGGAGATTTTACTTTCTGAATCAAGTGTTATTACAAGTCACTATTTCAATTGGAATACAAGCTCAGTGGCAATATTTCTGGCAATTCTTGGGTTGACAGTGCTTCCTATTAACGCTGTTGTTGGAACATATATCAGCAACATGTTTGAGGACAG GCAACTCTTGATGGCTTCTCAAATTACATTGCTAGTAGGCATTATTTTCAGCTTCAAAGTCACGAGCACATACTCCGTCATCCAGTATGTTGTCTCAGCACTCATTACGTTTGTTTCTGCTGAAGTCCTTGAAG GCGTCAACCTCTCACTCCTGTCGAGCGTGATGTCGTCCCGCCTCTCCAGGGGCACGTACAACGGCGGGCTCCTCTCGACGGAGGCCGGGACCCTGGCGAGGGTGGTCGCGGACTGCACCATCACCGCAGCGGGGTACCTGGGCATCGGGAGCCTCCTCAACGTCACCCTGCTGCCCTCCCTGGTGATCTGCGCCGCATCAATTGCATGCACCTTCTTGACCTACAACTCCCTCTTCTAA
- the LOC123088223 gene encoding SPX domain-containing membrane protein OsI_21475 isoform X2 — MSNYLYNHSRERIETIVLFLLEQQGRLASRIEKLGKQRAILVEQPDISAIAELREAYREVGLDLIKLLKFVDLNATGIRKILKKFDKRFSYRFTDYYVSSRSNHPYSQLQQVFKHVGVGAVVGALSRNLADLQERQGSYLSIYDQPSSALKDPIIDMINSSVDKLTRSTNFLRFLGQHALIAQEESPSTAGEEEIEDQKYHFVSLMLNLVNTFLYMVNTYIIVPTADDYSVSLGAASTVCGVVIGSMAVAQVFSSVYFSAWSNKSYFKPLVFSSIVLFLGNVCYAMAYDTKSLTVLIVGRLLCGLGSARAVNRRYISDCVPARIRMQASAGFVSASALGMACGPALAGLLQWRFKVYMVTFSQSTLPGWLMAVAWLLYLVWLCISFKEPNRATEADDTPHNRASGQSVDIGQVENGLAQPLLGDSESKLNDDDDDDEEDESEESAQDSRKPATSIGSAYRLLTPSVKVQLLIYFMLKYAMEILLSESSVITSHYFNWNTSSVAIFLAILGLTVLPINAVVGTYISNMFEDRQLLMASQITLLVGIIFSFKVTSTYSVIQYVVSALITFVSAEVLEGVNLSLLSSVMSSRLSRGTYNGGLLSTEAGTLARVVADCTITAAGYLGIGSLLNVTLLPSLVICAASIACTFLTYNSLF; from the exons ATGTCAAATTATCTATATAACCATTCTAGAGAAAGG ATTGAGACGATTGTCTTGTTTCTGTTGGAGCAACAAGGAAGGCTGGCGAGCAGGATAGAAAAGCTAGGAAAGCAAAGGGCTATACTAGTTGAACAGCCAGATATATCTGCCATTGCTGAGTTGCGAGAAGCTTATAGAGAAGTTGGTCTGGATCTTATCAAACTTCTCAAATTCGTTGATCTGAATGCAACTGGCATTAGGAAAATCTTGAAGAAGTTTGATAAGCGCTTCAGTTACAGATTTACTGATTACTACGTGTCAAGTAGATCAAATCACCCTTATTCTCAGCTACAGCAGGTCTTCAAGCATGTG GGTGTAGGAGCTGTTGTAGGAGCCTTGTCACGTAACCTTGCTGACCTTCAGGAGCGTCAAGGAAGTTATTTGTCTATTTATGACCAACCATCTTCTGCTCTTAAG GACCCAATCATTGATATGATAAATTCATCAGTGGATAAACTGACACGATCAACTAATTTTCTACGGTTTTTGGGGCAACATGCCCTAATTGCGCAAGAGGAGTCTCCTAGTACGGCAGGAGAGGAAGAAATAGAAGATCAAAAATACCATTTCGTGTCCCTTATGCTGAATTTGGTGAACACGTTCCTTTACATGGTCAACACATACATCATTGTGCCAACTGCAGATGACTACTCAGTGAGCCTTGGGGCTGCTTCGACTGTTTGTGGTGTTGTTATTGGTTCAATGGCCGTTGCACAAGTATTTTCTTCAGTGTACTTCAGTGCATGGTCCAACAAGTCATATTTTAAACCACTTGTTTTCAGCAGTATTGTTCTTTTCTTGGGTAATGTCTGCTATGCAATGGCTTACGACACGAAGTCCCTGACAGTCCTTATTGTTGGCCGCCTACTCTGTGG GTTGGGTTCTGCAAGAGCTGTCAATCGACGGTACATTAGTGATTGTGTCCCTGCAAGGATACGCATGCAAGCTTCAGCAGGATTCGTTAGTGCAAGTGCACTTGGCATGGCTTGTGGGCCAGCGCTGGCTGGTTTACTTCAGTGGAGATTTAAAGTCTACATGGTTACGTTCAGTCAGTCGACTCTACCTGGTTGGTTGATGGCAGTTGCATGGCTACTGTACTTAGTTTGGCTATGCATCTCGTTCAAGGAACCAAATCGTGCCACTGAGGCAGATGATACACCACATAACCGTGCTTCTG GACAAAGTGTGGATATTGGGCAAGTTGAAAATGGACTTGCACAACCATTGCTTGGAGATTCTGAAAGCAAACtaaacgacgacgacgatgatgatgaagaagatgaaagTGAAGAATCTGCACAAGATTCTCGCAAGCCTGCAACTTCGATTGGTTCAGCATACAGATTGCTCACTCCATCAGTAAAG GTTCAATTGTTGATATACTTCATGCTCAAGTACGCGATGGAGATTTTACTTTCTGAATCAAGTGTTATTACAAGTCACTATTTCAATTGGAATACAAGCTCAGTGGCAATATTTCTGGCAATTCTTGGGTTGACAGTGCTTCCTATTAACGCTGTTGTTGGAACATATATCAGCAACATGTTTGAGGACAG GCAACTCTTGATGGCTTCTCAAATTACATTGCTAGTAGGCATTATTTTCAGCTTCAAAGTCACGAGCACATACTCCGTCATCCAGTATGTTGTCTCAGCACTCATTACGTTTGTTTCTGCTGAAGTCCTTGAAG GCGTCAACCTCTCACTCCTGTCGAGCGTGATGTCGTCCCGCCTCTCCAGGGGCACGTACAACGGCGGGCTCCTCTCGACGGAGGCCGGGACCCTGGCGAGGGTGGTCGCGGACTGCACCATCACCGCAGCGGGGTACCTGGGCATCGGGAGCCTCCTCAACGTCACCCTGCTGCCCTCCCTGGTGATCTGCGCCGCATCAATTGCATGCACCTTCTTGACCTACAACTCCCTCTTCTAA